From Rhododendron vialii isolate Sample 1 chromosome 10a, ASM3025357v1, the proteins below share one genomic window:
- the LOC131303275 gene encoding probable WRKY transcription factor 51, protein MDHDHHHPQNPNPCDTHFSDNFDALPEFEFSDFLLLDDGSAEEGSPENLASSDNVIDGSMESAGASPSTHSNMNKNGGRKGKADQAGSRVAFRTKSDLEVMDDGYKWRKYGKKMVKNSPNPRNYYKCASGGCNVKKRVERDGEDPSYVITTYDGMHNHESPCVVYYNQPPLVVPNGWTLQPPSSSAQSSPC, encoded by the exons ATGGATCACGACCACCATCaccctcaaaaccctaacccttgcGACACTCATTTCTCCGATAACTTTGATGCGTTGCCGGAGTTCGAGTTCTCCGATTTTCTCCTGCTCGATGATGGCTCGGCCGAAGAAGGTTCGCCAGAGAACTTGGCTTCCTCCGATAATGTCATCGACGGATCTATGGAATCCGCCGGCGCTTCGCCATCGACACACAGTAACAT GAATAAAAACGGGGGGAGGAAAGGCAAGGCGGATCAAGCGGGGAGTAGGGTTGCTTTCAGAACGAAATCTGATTTAGAGGTAATGGACGACGGATACAAGTGGAGAAAGTATGGGAAGAAGATGGTTAAGAACAGCCCAAATCCAAG GAATTATTACAAATGTGCGAGCGGCGGCTGCAACGTGAAGAAGAGGGTGGAAAGGGACGGCGAGGATCCAAGCTACGTGATAACAACGTACGATGGAATGCACAACCATGAAAGCCCATGTGTGGTGTACTACAACCAACCCCCCCTCGTGGTACCCAATGGCTGGACTCTTCAacctccttcttcttctgctcAATCCTCTCCTTGTTGA